The genomic interval ATGCTGCCGACCGAGCTCGTCGCCGACCTGCCGGGCGGGCAGAAGCGCCTTCTGCAGCGCGCGGAGGGCATCCCGCTCGTGCTGGTCAACGGCCAGCGCGTGGTCGACGACGGCAAGCCCACCGGACGGCTCGCGGGCCGCGTGCTGCGCGCCGGCGCGGCGTGACGCGTCCCCTGCGCGTCGCGCGAGCAGCAGCGAGTCGCGACCGCGCACGGCCGCTCACGACGACCGCAGAATCGATCGGCGTCGGCGCGGCTCAGCGCGCGGTGAGCAGCGCCACCGCCTCGACGTGGTACGTCTGCGGGAACAGATCGATCGGCTGCACGCGCGCGACGTCGTACGCGCGCGCGAGCGTCGCGAGGTCGCGCGCGAGCGTCGACGGGTTGCACGACACGTAGACGATCCGCGCCGGCGCGAGCTGGACGAGCGGCGCCAGCGCCTCCGCCGCACCTGCGCGCGGCGGATCGAGCACGACGACGTCGAAGCGCCGACCGTCCTCGACGAAGCGGCAAAGCACGCGGTCGGTCGCGCCGGCGACGACCTCGAGGTTCGCGAGCCCGAGACGTCGCCCGTTGTCGCGCGCCGCGGACGCGCTCGACGTCGAGCGCTCGACCGCGGTGACCTGCGCCGCCCGGCGCGCGAGCGGGATGCCGAGGTTGCCCGCGCCCGCGTAGAGGTCGGCGACGCGCGTCTCGGACGTCACCGCAGCGGCGTCGATCACCTCGCGGATCAGCGCCGCGTTGCCGTGGTCGCTGACCTGGCTGAAGTCGCCCGCGGCGAGCCACATCTCGTCGCCCGGCGCGCCGCAGGCGAGCGGCACGCGCACCGTGACGTCGCCCCACGTGCGCTTGAAGCCGCGTCCGTGCAGCACGAGCCCCGCGACGCGAGGGTGCGCGCGCAGCCACCGGGCGCTGGTCTCGGCGTCGCGCGCATCGAACGCTCCGTCTGCCTGCGCGACCAGCGCGAC from Candidatus Binatia bacterium carries:
- the rlmD gene encoding 23S rRNA (uracil(1939)-C(5))-methyltransferase RlmD, with product MVVARIDSLAYGPHGIARVAGKVHFVRGAAPGDEVELEVEEDRRAYAYARVARVIAPGPARREPPCVYLPRCGGCPWQHVDYAAQAEAKEAAVRDLVTRVGGLAPDVVRPILRAPAEFGYRRRLSLRVDPQRRLGFMAAASHDVVPVARCLLAEDRLAGAIPLAQAWVESLATRVQRIELVATGAAADDEHVALVAQADGAFDARDAETSARWLRAHPRVAGLVLHGRGFKRTWGDVTVRVPLACGAPGDEMWLAAGDFSQVSDHGNAALIREVIDAAAVTSETRVADLYAGAGNLGIPLARRAAQVTAVERSTSSASAARDNGRRLGLANLEVVAGATDRVLCRFVEDGRRFDVVVLDPPRAGAAEALAPLVQLAPARIVYVSCNPSTLARDLATLARAYDVARVQPIDLFPQTYHVEAVALLTAR